Below is a window of Quadrisphaera setariae DNA.
GGTCGAGGCGCCGCGAGCAGCGGCAGTCCACCGCCACCAGCCGCACGCCACCGCCGGTGCCGTCGTCGGCCGTGCCGTCCGTGGCGGTGCGGCCGAAGTCGCGGACGTAGCTCCACCGGGCGGTGTCGGGCTCTGCGTCGGCGCGCTCGGCGTAGTCGTCGAGGAGGGCGCTGCGCGCGTCGTCGTCCTCAGCGGCGGTGATGGCCGCCAGCAGCTGCTCGCGGTCGAGCTCGGCCGGGCTGAGGTTGCCGAGGTGCTGGTAGACCCAGTAGCTGCCCAGGGCGCCCCGCACGCGGTCGTCGAACCAGGGCTTGCGCCTCATCTCCTCGCGCCACGCCTGGGAGGTGTTCCAGTCGTCGCGCAGGTCGTGGTCGTCCAGGAGCATGCAGGTGGGCACAGTCGAGAGCAGCCAGCGCACCGGGGGAGCGCTCCAGCTCTCGGTGTACAGCCACGTGTACTCCTCGAACGTGCAGATCTCCTCGGCCACCTCGGGGTGGTCGGCCACGTCGGGGTCCCGGCGGGCGGTCTCCAGCCGCTCGCGGATCGGCTCGGACGGCTCGTCGGCGTAGAGCTGGTCACCGAGCATCAGCAGCACGTCGGGCGGCTCCAGCGCCGGCCCGTCGGACGGCGGGAACGCCATCCGGTGCGCCAGCTCCACCAGCGCGTCCGGCCCCACGGCCGCCACCCCGGCGGCGTCCAGGGGCTCCGAGCGGCGGCAGGAGCCGAACGCCAGGCGCAGCCTCCCGTCAGAGCGCGCCGTGCGCACCGCGCTCGGGGGGAAGGCGGCCAGCTCGGCGTCGGGGCTGACCGGCGGCCACACCCGGCGCGCGGCGGGCGGGTGGGCGGCTCCGGGCGCGACGGGTTCCGCGAGGTGCACGGTGTACGGCAGCTCCGAGGCCTCCGGGAGCCCCCGCACGACGAGGATGGCGTAGTGGTGCCCGTGGACGCCCCAGGTGCTGCCCGATGCCGTCACGGGGGCGTCCAGCACCCCGCCGCCCACCTCCACGCAGACCGTGCACGGCCCGCTCGTCTCGAACCACAGCGTCGCGCTCGTGGCGTCGACGTGGCGGAGCATGGGGCCGAGCACCAGCTCGGGCACGGCCCCGCTCCTCGAGCCGTGAGCCGGCGCGCCGCCAGCAGGACCGTCAGCAGTCACGCCCCGATCATCTCCCGGCCGCGCCGGGAGCACCCGCTCTAGACGTAGCGCTCGAGGATGCTGGACTCGGCCAGGCGCGAGAGGCCCTCGCGGACGGCGCGCGCCCGGTGCTCCCCGACCCCGCCGACACCCATGAGGTCGTCGGTGCTGGCGGCCAGCAGCTTCTGCAGGCCGTCGTAGTGGGTGACGAGCCTCTCGACGACGACGGCGGGCAGGCGGGGCACCTTCGAGAGCAGCCGGTAGCCGCGCGGGGAGGCGGGGGAGTCGAGGGTGTCACCGTCGCCGAGGAGTCCCAGCACCCGCGAGAGCGCCTCGAGGTCCACCAGTCGCGAGTCGGTGAGGGCCGACAGGTCCTCCAGGACGCCCTGCACGGAGCGGCCGGTGCGCACGGTGGTCTCGCTGCCCGCCGGGCCGGTGAGGTAGTCGCGCACCACCAGCTCGCGGTCTCCGCCGATGCCGCTCACCAGCTCGTCGAGCTGCAGCGAGAGCAGGCGGCCGTCGGCGCCCAGCTCCACCACGTAGCCGGAGATCTCCGCGGAGATCCGGCGCACCATCTCGAGGCGCTGCAGCACGCTGGCGACGTCGCGCAGGGTGACCAGGTCCTCGATCTCGAGGGCCGACAGCGTGCCGGTGACCTCGTCGAGGCGGGAGCGGTAGCGCTCCAGGGTGGCCAGGGCCTGGTTGGCGCGGGCGAGGATCGAGTCCGAGCCCTCCACCACGTGCCGGCGCGAGCCCACGTAGAGCGCCACGATGTTCATCGAGGCGCTCACGGACACCACTGGCAGGCCGGTCTGCTTGGCGGTCCGCTCGGCGGTGCGGTGGCGGGTGCCGGACTCGCTCGTCTCGATGGACGGGTCGGGCACCAGCTGGACCGCGGCGCGCACGATGCGGGTCACGGCCCGGTCGCAGACGATGGCGCCGTCCATCTTCGCCAGCTCCCGCAGGCGGGTGGCCGAGAAGTCGACGTCGAGGTTGAAGCCGCCCGTGCAGAGCTGCTCGACGGTCGCGTCGTGCCCGAGGACGACGAGCGCGCCGGTGCGCCCGCGCAGGATGCGCTCCAGGCCGTCTCGCAGCGCCGTGCCCGGGGCCACGACGGCCAGCGTGGCCCGCAGGAGGGCTTCCTCCTCGCGCTCGTCCACGCGGGGAGTCTAGGGGGAGGCGCCCGAGGGGTCCGTCCCGGCGGCGCGGGACCGCCCGTGCGCCGACCGCCCCCAGCCCCGGCGGGGGCGGGAGGCCGGGAGCGGTCAGCTGGGGAGCAGGCTGCGCACGGCCTCGCCGAGCGAGCCCACCACCTCGAGGCGGGCGGCGCGGCGCGTGCGCTCGTCCACCAGCTCGGCGGCGCCGGGAGGCACGAGCAGGCGGGTGTGCCCGAGGCGCACCGCCTCCGCGGCGCGGGCCTGGAGCATGGGCACGGCGCGCACGTCACCGGACAGCGCCACCTCGCCGAGGGCGGCGACGTCCGCCGGCAGCGCCCGGTCCGTGGCGGCCGACGCGATCGCCAGGCACACCGCGAGGTCCGCGCCCGGGTCGGCCAGCCGCATGCCGCCGGCGGAGGAGACGTAGAGCTCCTTCGCGTGCACCGCCACGCGGGCGTGCCGCTCGGTGACGGCGGTGAGCATGGCCGTGCGCGCGCTGTCGAGGCCGGAGACGGCCCGCCGCGGCACCGGCGCCTGCGTGGGGGCGACCAGCGCCTGCACCTCCGCCAGCAGCGCCCGGCGACCCTCCACGGTGATGGTGGTGCAGGTGCCCGGCACCGGGTCGGTGCGCGTGCCGCGGAAGAGGGCGCTGGGGTCGGGCACCTCGCGGAGCCCGGTGTCGGTCTGCTCGAAGCACGCGACCTCGTCGGCCGGGCCGTAGCGGTTCTTCACGGCCCGCAGCAGCCGCAGCGCCGTGTGGCGGTCGCCCTCGAGGGTCAGCGTCGTGTCGACGAGGTGCTCCAGCGACCGCGGTCCGGCCACGGTCGTCTCCTTGGTGACCTGGCCGACCAGGCAGACCGGCAGACCGCGCTCCTTGGCGAGCCGGGTGAGCGCCCCGGCCACCGCCATGACCTGCGAGACGCCTCCGGGGCGGCCCTCCACCTCCGAGGAGGAGACGGTCTGCACCGAGTCGACCACCAGCAGGGCGAGCCGCTCGGAGGACGCGGTGAGCTGCTCGACGTGGCCGAGCACGGCGCCGAGGTCGGTGTCGTCGGCGAGCAGCAGCGACTCCGAGCGGGCGCCGGTGCGGCGCGCGCGCACGGCGATCTGCTCCACGGACTCCTCGGCGGAGACGTAGAGCACCACCGCTCCCGGGCCGGAGGCAGCGGCGACGGCGTCGGCCACCGCGAGGAGGAGGGTGCTCTTGCCCGCGCCCGGCTCACCGGCCAGCAGGAGCACCTGGCCCGGCACCAGCCCGCCGCCGACCACCCTGTCGACCTCGGCCAGGCCCGTGCGCAGGCGCTGCAGGCGCCCGGTGGTCACCACCTCGCTGGCGCGGCGGGCCGCCCGGACGGGGGCGGCGGGGGCGGGTGCCCCGGCCCCGCGGGGCGCGGCGGACAGCAGGGGGGCGGTCTCGGTCAGGGAGCCCCACGCCTGGCACTGCCCGCAGCGGCCCACCCAGCGGGGGGTGGTCCAGCCGCACTCCGCGCAGCGGTGCTCGGCGCGGGGCGCTCGGGTGGTGCGGGTGCTCACGGACGTGACGCTAGGCGCTGCCACCGACACCGCTCGTCACCACCGGGACGACGACGGGGGGCGGCCGGCGGCGGTCGGCCGCCGGCCGTCGGTCGAGCTGCCGGTCGGTCAGTAGGCGTTCGGGTACGCCGAGGCGAAGCCGTGCATGGCCAGCAGCACCACGGCGCCCACGAAGCCCGCGGTGGTGGGGGCGATCGCGAGGATGAGCATCGCGATCTCCTTGGTGCGGGCGTACAGGAAGCCCGAGGCGACCGCCATGACCAGCAGCCCGACCACGGAGATGCCGAAGGCCTGCCAGGCCTGGTCGAGCGTGGTGCCGTCCAGGTCGCTCGGCGGGGCGATGCCCGCGGGGACGATCGTGGCCAGGACCGTGCCGCCGAGGAACAGCAGGAACAGGGCCACGGAGGCCGGGGACAGGATGGGCTTGCGGATGGCGCCGCGCCCCGGGGGGCCCGGGCGGCGCGTCTCGGCGTGCGTGCTGCTCATGGGCGTCACTGTGCTCTGCGCCGCTGCTGCGCGCCAGCCCCCACGCCCTACCATCGCTCCTCCCCGGTCCGGGGTCGCCGAGCGGCGGCGGGCGGGGCTGGCGAGGAGGTGGCGGTGCCGGTCGACGCGGGCAGCGGTGGTCCCGTCCCGGTGCGTGCTCCGGTCATGGCGGACGTCGCCGCGCGCGCGGGCGTCTCGCTGCAGACGGTGTCGCGGGTGGTCAACGGCCACCCCAGCGTGCGGGCGGAGACCCGCGGCCGCGTCGAGGAGGCCATCGCCGAGCTCGGCTACCGGGTCAACACCGCGGCGCGCGCCCTGGTGACGCGCTCGACGCGCACGATCGGCCTGGTCAGCGCCAGCACCGCCGAGTTCGGGCCCACGAGCGCCCTGCTGGGGGTGGAGCAGGCGGCGCGCGCCGAGGGCTACGCCACCTCGGTGGTGCTGCTGCCGGAGGTCGGTCCGCGCGAGGTGCGCGA
It encodes the following:
- a CDS encoding DUF7800 domain-containing protein, with the translated sequence MPELVLGPMLRHVDATSATLWFETSGPCTVCVEVGGGVLDAPVTASGSTWGVHGHHYAILVVRGLPEASELPYTVHLAEPVAPGAAHPPAARRVWPPVSPDAELAAFPPSAVRTARSDGRLRLAFGSCRRSEPLDAAGVAAVGPDALVELAHRMAFPPSDGPALEPPDVLLMLGDQLYADEPSEPIRERLETARRDPDVADHPEVAEEICTFEEYTWLYTESWSAPPVRWLLSTVPTCMLLDDHDLRDDWNTSQAWREEMRRKPWFDDRVRGALGSYWVYQHLGNLSPAELDREQLLAAITAAEDDDARSALLDDYAERADAEPDTARWSYVRDFGRTATDGTADDGTGGGVRLVAVDCRCSRRLDPGNRAILDDAEWAWVQERAQPEAPVDHLLLASTLPALMVPAFSDVEAWNEAVVRGRWGRWLRGPGEALRQAIDLEHWAAFGTSLHDLLRLLARVASASRPPATVLLLSGDVHCSYTARAQLDGVVGSPTAVHQLVMSPFRNPLKPALRVANRLADVRPVRALAALLARSAGVARPPASWEVEEGPWFDNGVMTVVLEGRSARLEVDHVRVDASGRTLRRTHHRTLV
- the disA gene encoding DNA integrity scanning diadenylate cyclase DisA, with the protein product MDEREEEALLRATLAVVAPGTALRDGLERILRGRTGALVVLGHDATVEQLCTGGFNLDVDFSATRLRELAKMDGAIVCDRAVTRIVRAAVQLVPDPSIETSESGTRHRTAERTAKQTGLPVVSVSASMNIVALYVGSRRHVVEGSDSILARANQALATLERYRSRLDEVTGTLSALEIEDLVTLRDVASVLQRLEMVRRISAEISGYVVELGADGRLLSLQLDELVSGIGGDRELVVRDYLTGPAGSETTVRTGRSVQGVLEDLSALTDSRLVDLEALSRVLGLLGDGDTLDSPASPRGYRLLSKVPRLPAVVVERLVTHYDGLQKLLAASTDDLMGVGGVGEHRARAVREGLSRLAESSILERYV
- the radA gene encoding DNA repair protein RadA, whose product is MSTRTTRAPRAEHRCAECGWTTPRWVGRCGQCQAWGSLTETAPLLSAAPRGAGAPAPAAPVRAARRASEVVTTGRLQRLRTGLAEVDRVVGGGLVPGQVLLLAGEPGAGKSTLLLAVADAVAAASGPGAVVLYVSAEESVEQIAVRARRTGARSESLLLADDTDLGAVLGHVEQLTASSERLALLVVDSVQTVSSSEVEGRPGGVSQVMAVAGALTRLAKERGLPVCLVGQVTKETTVAGPRSLEHLVDTTLTLEGDRHTALRLLRAVKNRYGPADEVACFEQTDTGLREVPDPSALFRGTRTDPVPGTCTTITVEGRRALLAEVQALVAPTQAPVPRRAVSGLDSARTAMLTAVTERHARVAVHAKELYVSSAGGMRLADPGADLAVCLAIASAATDRALPADVAALGEVALSGDVRAVPMLQARAAEAVRLGHTRLLVPPGAAELVDERTRRAARLEVVGSLGEAVRSLLPS